A DNA window from Elephas maximus indicus isolate mEleMax1 chromosome 17, mEleMax1 primary haplotype, whole genome shotgun sequence contains the following coding sequences:
- the BCL2L11 gene encoding bcl-2-like protein 11 isoform X1, whose translation MAKQPSDVSSECDREGGQLQPAERPPQPPQLRPGAPTSLLTEPQGNPDGEGDRCPQGSPQGPQAPPASPGPFATRSPLFIFVRRSSLLSRSSSGYFSFDTDRSPAPMSCDKSTQTPSPPCQAINHYLSAMGKQYLGKTQVTCGRLNIYLKAMCSV comes from the coding sequence atggcAAAGCAACCTTCAGATGTAAGTTCTGAGTGTGACAGAGAAGGTGGACAGTTACAGCCTGCGGAGAGGCCTCCGCAGCCTCCTCAGCTCAGGCCTGGGGCCCCTACCTCTCTGCTGACGGAGCCTCAAGGTAATCCTGACGGTGAAGGGGACCGCTGCCCCCAGGGCAGCCCACAGGGCCCGCAGGCCCCACCAGCCAGCCCCGGCCCTTTTGCTACCAGATCCCCGCTTTTCATCTTTGTGAGAAGATCCTCCCTGCTGTCTCGATCCTCCAGCGGGTATTTCTCTTTTGACACAGACAGGAGCCCAGCACCCATGAGTTGTGACAAATCAACACAAACCCCAAGTCCTCCTTGCCAGGCCATCAACCATTACCTCAGTGCAATGGGTAAGCAATACCTGGGAAAGACACAGGTGACTTGTGGCCGTTTGAATATCTATTTAAAAGCCATGTGTAGTGTTTAG
- the LOC126060332 gene encoding cleavage stimulation factor subunit 2 tau variant-like: MLGAMLPGFQIPAGSCMVDRSQLLPLCDTAKDEALRATPAFNIPHSALQAQIAGIPTPGPPGPSTPRPRSPWPGKGCAPNGASRQPSYNGRGGKPGAAPAAATTLASLTPGAGPEPRLARAPSPRSGVLQRGARIQPRLARRALGCWELGDRPGRAALCSLPYNPA; encoded by the exons atgctgggagctatgctgccaggatttcaaataccagcagggtcatgcatggtggacaggtctcag TTGCTGCCTTTGTGCGACACAGCGAAGGACGAAGCCCTGAGGGCGACCCCCGCCTTTAACATTCCACACTCCGCCCTCCAAGCACAGATCGCGGGAATCCCAACCCCCGGGCCGCCTGGGCCTTCTACCCCGCGCCCCCGCAGCCCCTGGCCCGGGAAGGGGTGCGCTCCCAACGGCGCGAGCCGGCAGCCAAGTTATAACGGGCGAGGCGGGAAGCCAGGTGCCGCGCCCGCAGCTGCCACGACGCTCGCTTCGCTGACGCCGGGAGCTGGGCCCGAGCCCCGGCTGGCACGCGCTCCGTCGCCGCGCTCGGGGGTTTTGCAGCGCGGAGCGCGGATCCAGCCGAGGCTAGCGAGGCGCGCCTTGGGCTGTTGGGAGTTAGGGGACCGCCCGGGGCGTGCGGCGCTTTGTTCCCTCCCTTACAACCCTGCCTAG